Proteins encoded by one window of Halomonas sp. Bachu 37:
- a CDS encoding EAL domain-containing protein, giving the protein MTHRSDAKQQQRRLPPRQAAFIGLATGVLLLLLIGWEMNVAHEEDERLARARTATTADMMNEWVSSLLATSEHSLREILGLYRLNQAGQIEPSVLVDLLKRRRDSVDIWEDVALVDAQGYVLASTRPMEASRFELGSSAFLAPLVLESSSAASPAVSTLYWSEAVGQLRVLHALRIESPEEGVEGLVLARLDPALFEGLMERLSLGPGTSLALVDSSPRVIAQRVFGIDGSTAAAPGAHVATPQLLDFLGSDVTRDSWVRKSPVDDNRRLFSARKVTGTDWVVLAGEDTTLYLADWWRRFWALVLGWVAMVLMGAVALRHYHHLYAAEKELRRHRNRLATEVEQRTEAQRVSELEAAQLKIAAMAFETHLGMFIADADNRIVQVNSTFTAITGYSAEEVLGCNPSVLNSGRHDAAFYRHLWHSLQENGTWQGEVWNQRKNGEIYLQWLTISVVRNDKDEITHYVATLSDITQRKAAEQEIHQLAFYDALTGLPNRRLLIDRLEASLKDTRRDSQYTAVMFIDLDNFKTINDSLGHYLGDALLQAVAQRLDDIVRDSDTVARLGGDEFVVMLHELGNDSEHAVRHAESIASKLLVALSQPIRVHEHTLQVSGSIGITLFGFGEVSVSDILQQADLAMYQAKASGRNALRFFDPEMQAVVVDRARMEGDLRQALHNEELRLYYQSQVNADGCIIGVEALVRWEHPARGMVSPAEFIPLAEENNLIGPIGTWVLETACRQLARWAQSSTTEALDIAVNVSPNQFRQVGFVEEVQQILERTGADPRRLKLEVTETLLMEEVEDVRSRMETLRCMGIRFSLDDFGTGYSSLAYLKRLPLDQLKIDQSFVRDVLEDPADAAIVRTVISLAHSLELDVIAEGVETEAHRQWLFHHGCVAYQGYLFSRPCPVAELALDAH; this is encoded by the coding sequence GTGACGCACCGCTCCGACGCCAAACAGCAACAGAGGCGGTTGCCACCCAGGCAGGCGGCCTTTATCGGCTTGGCAACGGGAGTACTGTTACTGCTTCTGATCGGCTGGGAGATGAATGTCGCCCACGAGGAGGACGAACGGCTTGCCAGGGCGCGCACCGCCACCACGGCGGATATGATGAACGAATGGGTAAGCAGCCTGCTCGCCACATCCGAACACTCCCTGCGCGAGATACTCGGGCTATACCGATTGAACCAGGCGGGCCAAATCGAGCCCTCTGTGTTGGTAGACCTGCTGAAACGACGGCGAGATAGCGTGGACATCTGGGAGGATGTGGCGTTAGTAGATGCCCAAGGCTATGTTTTGGCATCGACCCGGCCCATGGAGGCGAGCCGCTTCGAGCTGGGGAGCAGTGCCTTTCTTGCTCCGTTGGTGCTGGAGTCCTCCTCAGCTGCTAGCCCTGCCGTTTCGACGCTTTACTGGTCAGAAGCTGTCGGTCAGCTACGTGTACTGCATGCACTGCGCATCGAAAGCCCCGAGGAAGGCGTGGAAGGCTTGGTGTTGGCGCGCCTGGACCCAGCTCTTTTCGAAGGGTTGATGGAGCGACTATCGCTAGGGCCGGGTACAAGCCTAGCACTGGTGGATAGCTCTCCCCGAGTCATCGCTCAGCGCGTTTTTGGTATCGATGGCAGTACCGCTGCGGCGCCAGGCGCTCACGTCGCGACGCCGCAACTGTTGGATTTCCTCGGCAGCGACGTCACCCGAGACAGTTGGGTGAGAAAGTCGCCGGTTGACGATAACCGACGCCTGTTCAGTGCGCGCAAGGTAACTGGAACCGATTGGGTGGTGCTGGCCGGTGAGGATACCACGCTCTATCTTGCCGACTGGTGGCGACGTTTCTGGGCGCTGGTGCTGGGCTGGGTGGCAATGGTGTTGATGGGGGCCGTGGCCCTGCGCCATTACCACCACTTGTATGCGGCGGAAAAGGAGCTGCGCCGTCATCGCAATCGACTCGCCACGGAGGTAGAGCAGCGCACGGAAGCACAGCGTGTCAGCGAGCTCGAAGCAGCACAGCTGAAAATCGCCGCCATGGCGTTCGAGACGCACCTGGGCATGTTCATCGCCGATGCCGACAACCGTATCGTGCAGGTGAATTCCACCTTCACCGCCATCACCGGCTACAGTGCCGAAGAAGTGCTGGGGTGCAATCCCAGCGTGCTGAATTCCGGACGTCATGATGCGGCCTTCTATCGCCATCTGTGGCACAGCCTGCAGGAAAACGGCACCTGGCAGGGCGAGGTATGGAACCAGCGCAAGAATGGTGAAATCTACCTCCAGTGGCTGACCATCAGTGTGGTGCGTAACGATAAGGATGAGATCACCCACTATGTCGCCACGCTGAGCGATATCACCCAGCGCAAGGCCGCCGAACAGGAAATCCACCAGTTGGCGTTTTATGATGCCTTGACCGGCCTTCCCAATCGCCGTCTGCTGATCGACCGATTGGAAGCATCGCTCAAGGATACCCGGCGCGACAGCCAGTATACCGCGGTGATGTTCATCGACCTGGACAACTTCAAGACCATCAATGACAGCTTGGGACATTACCTGGGTGATGCGCTGCTGCAAGCGGTAGCGCAGCGCCTGGATGACATTGTCCGCGACAGCGATACCGTCGCCCGGCTGGGGGGCGACGAGTTCGTCGTCATGCTGCATGAGCTGGGCAACGATTCCGAGCATGCCGTTCGCCATGCCGAATCCATCGCCAGCAAGCTGCTCGTCGCCCTGAGTCAGCCCATCCGGGTCCATGAACATACGCTTCAGGTCTCGGGAAGTATCGGTATCACGCTGTTTGGCTTCGGTGAAGTCAGCGTCAGCGATATCCTGCAGCAAGCGGATCTGGCCATGTACCAGGCCAAGGCGTCGGGGCGCAACGCCTTGCGCTTCTTCGATCCCGAGATGCAAGCGGTGGTGGTGGATCGTGCCCGCATGGAAGGCGACTTGCGCCAGGCCCTGCATAATGAGGAATTGCGCCTTTACTATCAGAGCCAGGTCAATGCCGACGGTTGCATCATCGGCGTCGAGGCGCTAGTGCGCTGGGAGCATCCTGCCCGGGGCATGGTCTCGCCAGCCGAATTCATTCCCTTGGCGGAAGAGAATAACCTGATCGGACCGATCGGTACCTGGGTGCTGGAAACCGCGTGTCGCCAACTGGCCCGGTGGGCGCAGTCAAGCACCACCGAGGCCCTGGATATCGCGGTCAATGTCAGCCCCAATCAGTTCCGCCAGGTAGGGTTTGTCGAGGAGGTACAGCAGATTCTGGAGCGTACCGGAGCCGACCCACGACGCTTGAAGCTGGAAGTGACCGAAACCCTGCTCATGGAGGAAGTCGAGGACGTGCGCTCCCGCATGGAAACGCTGCGCTGCATGGGAATTCGCTTCTCGCTGGATGATTTCGGTACCGGCTATTCGTCGCTGGCCTATCTGAAGCGTTTACCCCTGGATCAGCTCAAGATCGATCAGTCGTTCGTCCGTGATGTGCTGGAAGATCCCGCCGATGCCGCGATCGTCAGGACGGTGATCTCCTTGGCGCACAGCCTGGAGCTGGATGTCATTGCCGAGGGGGTGGAAACCGAAGCCCACCGCCAGTGGCTGTTCCACCATGGCTGCGTCGCGTATCAGGGTTATCTGTTCTCCCGGCCTTGCCCCGTGGCGGAGCTGGCGCTGGACGCGCACTGA
- a CDS encoding adenosylcobalamin-dependent ribonucleoside-diphosphate reductase, whose translation MSTSTKASKTSHDVPLQEPSREIWDAKYRLKDRHGRPVDQDLGGTFERVARALAAVEGDKAEQWLPKFRWALENGAIPAGRILSNAGAEDYKPAVSLINCTVSRTIRDSMRDILDSVVDAGMTLKSGAGIGYDFSTLRHKGAFVFGAGAGTNGPLAFMDIYDKMCFTVASAGGRRGAQMGTFDVGHPDVREFIQAKRESGRLRQFNLSLLITDEFMEAVKNNTDWPLAFPLHPGEKEDVKPQDLIYRDWPVIEEGYTVDDEGRVACRVVEVIKARELWDTIMSSTYDYAEPGFILIDQVNRMNNNWFCEDIRATNPCGEQPLPPEGACLLGSVNLTQFVIDPFGKAPRFDWERYRQVVAIFTRMLDNVVEIAALPLPQQQREIEAKRRHGMGFLGLGSTLTMLKIPYGSPESLAFTEEVSRNLALEGWRQALELSREKGMAPVLEEEHTITAKMMRERPQLAKDGYEIGDKVPGRILHARYSQYMAKVAEIEPDLVAALAEQGARFTHHSSIAPTGTISLSMGNNASNGIEPSFSHRYYRNIIQSGKKTKEQVEVVSFELAAYRHFIAADAVESDLPEYFITADSVNPEQHVAVQAAAQAWVDSAISKTVNVPTDFAFEQFQNLYLQAYESRLKGCTTFRFNPEAFQGVLVREDDLNNTTYVFELENGETLELTGNEKVIYDGEEHNAANLFDGLKEGTYGKW comes from the coding sequence ATGAGTACTTCGACCAAGGCTAGCAAGACCTCCCATGATGTGCCGCTCCAGGAGCCGTCCAGGGAGATCTGGGATGCCAAGTATCGTCTCAAGGATCGTCATGGCCGCCCGGTCGACCAGGACCTGGGCGGCACCTTCGAGCGGGTGGCGCGAGCCCTGGCCGCCGTGGAGGGCGACAAGGCGGAGCAGTGGTTGCCCAAGTTTCGCTGGGCATTGGAAAACGGCGCGATTCCGGCCGGTCGGATTCTTTCCAATGCCGGCGCGGAAGACTACAAGCCGGCGGTGAGCCTGATCAACTGCACTGTCTCGCGCACCATTCGCGACTCCATGCGCGATATTCTGGATAGCGTGGTGGATGCGGGCATGACGCTGAAGTCCGGCGCCGGTATCGGCTACGATTTCTCTACTCTGCGCCACAAGGGAGCGTTCGTGTTCGGGGCGGGCGCCGGCACCAACGGCCCCCTGGCGTTCATGGATATCTACGACAAGATGTGCTTCACGGTGGCTTCCGCCGGTGGCCGTCGCGGTGCGCAGATGGGCACCTTCGACGTCGGCCATCCCGATGTGCGCGAGTTCATCCAGGCCAAGCGGGAATCCGGGCGCCTGCGTCAGTTCAACCTCAGCCTGCTGATCACCGACGAGTTCATGGAAGCAGTGAAGAACAACACCGACTGGCCGCTGGCGTTCCCGCTGCATCCCGGCGAGAAGGAGGACGTGAAGCCGCAAGACCTGATCTACCGCGACTGGCCGGTGATCGAAGAGGGTTACACGGTGGATGACGAAGGCCGCGTGGCATGCCGTGTCGTCGAGGTGATCAAGGCGCGCGAGCTGTGGGATACCATCATGAGCTCCACCTACGACTATGCCGAGCCGGGCTTCATCCTGATCGACCAGGTCAACCGCATGAACAACAACTGGTTCTGCGAGGATATTCGCGCCACCAATCCCTGCGGTGAGCAGCCGCTGCCGCCGGAGGGCGCTTGCCTGCTGGGATCGGTCAATCTCACCCAGTTCGTCATCGACCCGTTCGGCAAGGCGCCGCGTTTCGATTGGGAGCGCTACCGCCAGGTGGTGGCGATCTTCACCCGCATGCTGGACAACGTGGTGGAAATTGCCGCCTTGCCGTTGCCCCAGCAGCAGCGCGAAATCGAAGCCAAGCGCCGCCACGGCATGGGCTTTCTGGGGCTGGGCTCGACCCTGACCATGCTCAAGATCCCCTACGGCTCGCCGGAGTCCCTGGCCTTTACCGAGGAAGTCAGCCGTAACCTGGCCCTGGAAGGCTGGAGGCAGGCGCTGGAGCTGTCCCGGGAGAAAGGCATGGCGCCGGTTCTCGAAGAGGAGCACACCATCACCGCCAAGATGATGCGCGAGCGCCCCCAGCTGGCCAAGGACGGTTACGAGATCGGCGACAAGGTGCCGGGACGCATACTACACGCGCGCTACAGCCAGTACATGGCCAAGGTCGCCGAGATCGAGCCTGACCTGGTGGCGGCGCTCGCCGAGCAGGGCGCTCGTTTTACCCACCACAGCTCGATTGCGCCGACCGGAACCATCAGCCTGTCGATGGGCAACAATGCGTCCAACGGTATCGAGCCGTCGTTCTCGCATCGCTATTACCGCAATATCATCCAGTCGGGCAAGAAGACCAAGGAGCAGGTGGAAGTGGTCTCCTTCGAGCTGGCCGCCTACCGTCACTTCATCGCCGCCGATGCCGTGGAGAGTGACCTGCCGGAGTATTTCATTACCGCCGACAGCGTGAATCCGGAACAGCACGTCGCGGTGCAGGCGGCCGCTCAGGCCTGGGTCGATTCCGCGATCTCCAAGACGGTCAACGTACCCACCGACTTTGCCTTCGAGCAGTTCCAGAACCTGTATCTGCAGGCCTACGAGAGCCGCTTGAAGGGCTGCACCACCTTCCGCTTCAACCCGGAGGCGTTCCAGGGTGTGCTGGTACGCGAGGACGACCTCAACAACACCACCTATGTGTTCGAGCTGGAGAATGGCGAGACGCTGGAACTCACCGGCAATGAGAAGGTGATCTATGACGGCGAGGAGCACAACGCGGCCAACCTGTTCGATGGGTTGAAGGAAGGCACCTATGGCAAGTGGTGA
- a CDS encoding ribonucleoside-diphosphate reductase: MAVEIKSKIVGYRIKQEQAAPVPTLQDENPLTVRIPSRPEGTLEAVSEKISYVGAEGRKKVYLLVSFMPVEGVVEGKRVVIERPVEFFFPSGQLSSEHQWITATMRSLSLAARGGYVTQAVADLRKVAWDKGLVRCGMNRWNKPMFHDSEVAAIAWSIQQILYRRGFLDADGNQVPVEELVERHARRIAHGHAWQPEAGDTAAPAVTETTTDAAPEKKPEGGGPAIVGHCPECRGELIMMDGCPTCYAGCGWSKCG; this comes from the coding sequence ATGGCCGTTGAAATAAAATCCAAGATCGTGGGCTACCGCATCAAGCAGGAGCAAGCTGCGCCGGTGCCGACCCTGCAGGACGAGAACCCGCTTACCGTGCGTATTCCCTCGCGCCCCGAGGGTACGCTGGAGGCGGTCTCCGAGAAGATCTCCTATGTCGGTGCCGAAGGGCGCAAGAAGGTCTATCTGCTGGTCTCCTTCATGCCCGTAGAGGGCGTGGTGGAGGGCAAGCGAGTCGTCATCGAACGCCCGGTGGAGTTCTTCTTTCCCTCCGGCCAGCTATCCAGCGAGCACCAGTGGATCACCGCCACCATGCGCAGCCTGTCCCTGGCGGCACGCGGCGGCTACGTCACCCAGGCGGTGGCGGATCTACGCAAGGTGGCCTGGGACAAGGGCCTGGTACGTTGCGGCATGAATCGCTGGAACAAGCCGATGTTCCACGACTCCGAGGTGGCGGCGATCGCCTGGTCGATCCAGCAGATTCTGTATCGTCGTGGCTTTCTCGATGCCGACGGCAACCAGGTGCCGGTGGAGGAGCTGGTGGAGCGCCATGCGCGCCGTATCGCCCATGGTCACGCCTGGCAGCCGGAAGCTGGTGATACTGCCGCGCCGGCGGTGACCGAGACGACAACGGACGCCGCACCGGAAAAAAAGCCTGAAGGCGGTGGCCCGGCGATAGTGGGTCATTGCCCCGAGTGCCGCGGCGAGCTGATCATGATGGATGGCTGCCCCACCTGTTACGCCGGTTGTGGCTGGTCGAAGTGTGGCTAG
- the frdD gene encoding fumarate reductase subunit FrdD has product MREASDAKRPKRSDEPLWWALFSAGGVCFAVFVPAAILFIAVLIPLGVVPETALNFERTRGLLFSFPGLIFIGAVICLPLFHAAHRIRHGLHDLTLGNESINKLFTYGLAALLSILALYGFLRGIL; this is encoded by the coding sequence ATGAGAGAAGCGTCTGATGCCAAACGGCCCAAGCGCAGCGATGAACCGTTGTGGTGGGCGCTGTTCAGTGCCGGCGGCGTCTGTTTCGCCGTGTTCGTCCCCGCCGCCATCCTGTTCATCGCCGTCCTGATTCCCTTGGGAGTCGTTCCCGAGACGGCACTGAACTTTGAACGAACACGCGGGTTACTGTTCAGCTTCCCCGGTCTGATCTTCATCGGGGCAGTGATCTGTCTGCCGCTGTTCCATGCCGCGCACCGCATTCGTCACGGCCTGCACGACCTGACCCTGGGCAACGAGTCGATCAACAAGCTATTCACCTACGGCTTGGCCGCCCTGCTCAGTATCCTGGCTCTGTACGGGTTTTTGCGTGGGATTCTCTGA
- a CDS encoding fumarate reductase subunit C: MAKQSSYLPRLTRTWWLKHRYFKLYMAREATVLPLVFFIGCLLAGLYSLLQGTESWAGWLAFMAHPLVILLNCLALAASLFHAWTFFELFPRVMPLRVGTRTIPASFIVLGQWVGVVAVIALFAWILGSGS, from the coding sequence ATGGCAAAGCAGAGCAGTTATCTTCCACGGCTGACGCGTACCTGGTGGTTGAAGCATCGCTATTTCAAACTCTACATGGCACGCGAAGCCACCGTACTGCCGCTGGTATTCTTCATCGGCTGCCTGCTGGCCGGGCTATATAGCCTGCTGCAAGGGACGGAAAGCTGGGCAGGTTGGCTTGCCTTCATGGCGCATCCGCTGGTGATCCTTCTCAACTGCCTCGCCTTGGCCGCCAGCCTGTTTCATGCCTGGACGTTCTTCGAGCTGTTCCCGCGAGTCATGCCGTTGCGAGTCGGTACCCGCACCATCCCGGCAAGCTTCATCGTATTGGGGCAGTGGGTTGGCGTGGTGGCGGTCATCGCCCTGTTTGCCTGGATATTGGGGAGTGGATCATGA
- a CDS encoding succinate dehydrogenase/fumarate reductase iron-sulfur subunit codes for MSTKKLSIQRYLPEQEATPYWQEFEVPFDDSTSLLDALNYVKEELDGTLSYRWSCRMAICGSCGVMVNGIPKLGCKSFLRDYPDTLKISALSHFPVEKDLIVDMEVFLDHLAAVQPYLITNAAETDEPNRQTPAQLEKYKQFSDCINCGLCYSACPQFGLNQEFLGPAALTLAHRYNLDSRDQGKQQRMPQLNRHEGVWSCTFVGFCSQVCPKNVDPAAAVNQGKVESAKDMLISLFKG; via the coding sequence ATGAGCACCAAGAAGCTCAGCATTCAACGCTACCTGCCGGAGCAGGAAGCGACCCCCTACTGGCAGGAGTTCGAGGTTCCCTTCGACGACAGCACCTCCCTTCTCGACGCGCTGAACTACGTCAAGGAGGAACTCGACGGTACGCTGAGTTACCGCTGGTCGTGCCGCATGGCGATCTGTGGCTCCTGCGGCGTCATGGTGAACGGGATTCCCAAGCTGGGTTGCAAGAGCTTCCTGCGTGACTATCCCGACACGCTGAAGATAAGCGCACTGTCCCACTTTCCGGTGGAAAAGGACCTTATCGTCGACATGGAGGTGTTTCTCGACCATCTCGCCGCGGTGCAGCCCTATCTGATCACCAACGCCGCCGAGACTGACGAACCCAACCGCCAGACGCCTGCGCAACTGGAAAAATACAAGCAGTTCTCAGACTGCATCAATTGCGGCCTGTGCTATTCCGCCTGCCCCCAGTTCGGCCTCAATCAGGAGTTCCTGGGGCCTGCCGCGCTAACACTGGCCCACCGTTATAACCTGGATAGCCGCGACCAAGGCAAGCAGCAGCGCATGCCGCAATTGAACCGTCACGAAGGTGTGTGGAGCTGTACCTTCGTCGGCTTCTGTTCGCAGGTCTGTCCGAAAAACGTCGACCCGGCAGCGGCGGTCAACCAGGGCAAGGTGGAATCGGCAAAAGACATGCTGATAAGCCTGTTCAAGGGGTAG